A single region of the bacterium genome encodes:
- a CDS encoding nucleotidyl transferase AbiEii/AbiGii toxin family protein, translated as MSLNIVTHKNILIKILKDIYTDHAIGPILGFKGGTAAYLFYGLDRFSVDLDFDLLEESKEDFVFEEARKILEKYGVVKEAGKKRFNLSFVLAYSDKTPAAQNIKVDINRRGFGSKYKVESYLGISMKVMTQEDMFAHKLCAMYERITKTNRDIYDVWYFLEKNWPVNKEIVETRTGMPFKNFLQKCIDLLEKTDKRSILAGMGELLNEKQKDWARAKLRTEAIFQLKLKLESEN; from the coding sequence ATGTCGCTCAATATCGTCACACACAAAAATATTCTGATCAAGATACTGAAAGATATTTACACGGATCATGCGATCGGGCCGATTTTGGGCTTTAAAGGCGGTACGGCAGCCTATTTGTTCTACGGACTCGACCGTTTTTCCGTTGATTTGGATTTTGATTTGCTTGAAGAAAGCAAAGAAGATTTTGTTTTTGAAGAAGCGCGAAAGATCCTGGAGAAATACGGGGTCGTCAAAGAAGCCGGGAAAAAGCGCTTCAATCTGTCTTTCGTGCTTGCCTACAGCGATAAGACTCCGGCTGCCCAAAATATCAAAGTGGATATTAATCGCCGGGGATTCGGCTCAAAATATAAAGTGGAATCGTATCTGGGCATCTCCATGAAAGTCATGACGCAGGAGGATATGTTTGCCCATAAGCTTTGCGCTATGTACGAACGAATCACCAAAACCAACCGCGATATTTATGATGTCTGGTATTTCCTGGAAAAAAACTGGCCGGTTAATAAAGAAATCGTTGAAACGCGGACTGGAATGCCGTTTAAGAACTTTTTACAGAAGTGCATAGATCTTTTAGAAAAAACGGACAAGAGAAGTATTCTTGCCGGCATGGGTGAGCTTTTGAACGAAAAACAAAAAGACTGGGCCCGGGCCAAGCTCCGCACCGAGGCCATCTTCCAGCTGAAATTGAAGCTGGAGAGCGAAAACTGA
- a CDS encoding type IV toxin-antitoxin system AbiEi family antitoxin domain-containing protein — MEKADILSILRSNNTVFSFKEILLSSGETNPALLRRRISYYIKKGELYPVRRGMYAKDKNYEKLELATKIFSPSYISFETVLGGAGVTFQFYGQIFVASYLTREITADGQAYAYKKIKDKILTDPAGIEKRDNYSIALPERAFLDVIYLCKDYHFDNLSPLNWNKVYEILPIYGGNKRMEKKVKQYYQLAQDKIN; from the coding sequence ATGGAAAAAGCTGATATTTTGAGCATTTTAAGGTCGAACAACACCGTTTTCTCTTTTAAAGAGATACTTTTGTCGTCAGGCGAAACCAACCCTGCCTTATTGAGAAGGCGGATCAGTTATTACATTAAAAAAGGAGAGTTATATCCGGTTAGAAGGGGCATGTATGCTAAGGATAAGAATTACGAAAAACTGGAATTAGCGACAAAGATATTTAGTCCTTCGTATATCAGTTTTGAGACCGTTTTAGGTGGAGCGGGAGTGACTTTCCAGTTTTACGGCCAGATCTTCGTCGCTTCTTATCTGACAAGAGAAATAACGGCTGACGGTCAAGCTTATGCCTATAAAAAGATTAAGGATAAGATTTTAACCGATCCGGCCGGAATCGAAAAAAGAGACAACTATTCCATCGCTTTGCCGGAGCGCGCTTTTTTGGATGTCATCTATCTCTGCAAGGATTACCATTTTGATAATCTTTCCCCTTTAAATTGGAACAAGGTTTATGAAATCCTGCCAATCTATGGCGGCAATAAAAGAATGGAGAAAAAAGTCAAGCAATATTACCAATTGGCTCAAGACAAAATCAATTAA
- a CDS encoding thioredoxin domain-containing protein, translating to MAVLINFKICDNSKDCSGIAVCPIKAFYWDRKRRTIAVDNKKCKSCGLCEESCPVGAIRVARTAVDYKRIKSEIARDPRRVSDLFIDRYGSEPKSPAFIIPAEKFKIQILESVQPAVVEFFNHDSIKCLLHSVPVNELFKNVKIKYRKIEVQENDGLLRRYKIKKLPSLIFFKDGGVVGKVEGYYGIGDKKELLEKVNRIISKIKK from the coding sequence ATGGCTGTTTTAATCAATTTTAAAATTTGCGACAATTCTAAAGATTGCAGCGGAATCGCAGTTTGTCCAATAAAAGCTTTTTATTGGGACAGGAAGAGAAGAACAATTGCGGTGGATAATAAGAAATGCAAAAGCTGCGGTCTCTGTGAAGAATCCTGTCCGGTTGGCGCCATTAGAGTAGCAAGAACGGCCGTAGATTATAAAAGAATAAAAAGCGAAATTGCCAGAGATCCGCGCCGGGTTTCGGATTTATTCATTGATCGGTACGGCAGCGAGCCGAAAAGCCCTGCTTTTATCATTCCGGCGGAAAAGTTTAAGATTCAAATTCTTGAATCGGTGCAGCCGGCGGTAGTTGAATTTTTCAATCACGATTCAATCAAATGCCTTTTACATTCAGTGCCGGTAAACGAGTTATTCAAAAACGTCAAAATCAAGTACCGGAAAATAGAGGTTCAGGAAAACGACGGATTATTGAGGCGATACAAAATCAAAAAATTGCCATCTTTGATATTTTTCAAAGACGGAGGAGTAGTCGGAAAAGTTGAAGGATATTACGGGATCGGAGACAAAAAAGAACTTCTAGAGAAAGTAAACAGGATTATTTCTAAAATCAAAAAATAA